The following proteins are co-located in the Candidatus Abyssobacteria bacterium SURF_5 genome:
- a CDS encoding DUF3008 family protein codes for MPAKSQKQLQAAGVALSAKRGKKKKSELKGPSKSMYESMSEEKLREMAKGSRKGKPQKKSKK; via the coding sequence ATGCCGGCCAAATCACAGAAGCAGCTACAAGCTGCGGGCGTTGCGCTATCGGCCAAGCGAGGGAAAAAGAAGAAGTCGGAGTTGAAAGGTCCTTCCAAGAGCATGTACGAATCGATGAGCGAGGAGAAACTGAGGGAAATGGCGAAGGGCTCTCGAAAGGGAAAGCCGCAGAAGAAGAGCAAAAAATAA
- a CDS encoding TetR/AcrR family transcriptional regulator: MAKQKSNTIRESIIDAAIEVFARTGFYKAKAAEIAGKADVAVGTIYNYFKNKDDILISIFNERIGELTKSVRTAIEKVEKPEEKLSIILDSTISVLEHDRKLAEVITIELRQSNKFFSSTAIASVTEFLDLITDVIREGQKKKVFRLDIDPRFVSLTILGTIENLLHVWVLGDKVPELKSKYDISLVQGAKNLKLLLTRGLH; this comes from the coding sequence ATGGCCAAACAAAAATCAAATACAATCCGAGAATCCATTATCGACGCCGCGATCGAGGTCTTCGCGAGAACCGGCTTCTATAAAGCCAAAGCCGCCGAAATCGCCGGCAAGGCCGATGTCGCCGTCGGCACCATCTATAACTATTTCAAAAACAAGGATGACATCCTGATCTCCATTTTCAATGAGCGCATCGGAGAGCTGACCAAGTCAGTCCGCACCGCAATCGAGAAAGTAGAAAAGCCGGAAGAAAAACTCTCGATCATCCTCGATTCCACTATCTCCGTCCTCGAACACGACCGGAAACTTGCAGAGGTCATTACAATCGAGCTGCGGCAAAGCAACAAGTTTTTCTCGAGTACCGCAATCGCATCTGTCACCGAATTCCTGGATCTGATTACAGATGTGATACGGGAGGGCCAGAAGAAAAAAGTCTTCCGGCTGGATATTGATCCGAGGTTCGTATCTCTCACGATTCTCGGCACCATCGAGAATCTGCTCCACGTCTGGGTCCTCGGCGATAAAGTTCCCGAACTCAAATCCAAATATGATATCTCGCTCGTCCAGGGAGCCAAGAATCTGAAGCTGCTGCTCACCCGCGGCCTTCACTGA